A section of the Methanoregula formicica SMSP genome encodes:
- a CDS encoding 30S ribosomal protein S3ae, which translates to MAKKKQVGRRVEGWKAKSWFKVHTPDNLGKAYIGDTIANDADSVVGRIMHATLGEITNDYAKQHMKMSFKINTVTGDSAYTEFVGHEVTRDYLRSLVKRRSSRIDTIVPITTKEGKKVRLTVCTYTFARANLSQEHAIRGEIMKGIAAQAGAWDLTTLLNGIVSGEISRDLFKAVKTIYPTRRVEVIKSKVEPVAAPVDTS; encoded by the coding sequence ATGGCAAAGAAGAAACAGGTAGGAAGAAGAGTTGAAGGCTGGAAGGCCAAGAGCTGGTTCAAGGTGCACACCCCCGACAACCTCGGCAAGGCGTACATCGGCGACACCATTGCTAACGATGCTGACAGCGTTGTCGGCCGCATCATGCACGCAACGCTCGGCGAGATCACAAACGACTACGCCAAGCAGCACATGAAGATGAGCTTCAAGATCAACACCGTGACCGGCGACTCGGCATACACCGAGTTCGTGGGCCACGAAGTGACCCGGGACTACCTCCGCTCGCTCGTCAAGCGCCGGAGCTCCCGCATCGACACCATCGTGCCGATCACCACAAAGGAAGGCAAGAAGGTCCGCCTCACGGTCTGCACGTACACGTTCGCCCGTGCCAACCTCTCGCAGGAGCACGCGATCCGCGGTGAGATCATGAAGGGTATTGCCGCACAGGCAGGCGCATGGGACCTGACCACCCTCTTGAACGGCATCGTCTCGGGTGAGATCTCCCGCGACCTCTTCAAGGCCGTCAAGACCATCTACCCAACCCGCCGGGTTGAGGTAATCAAGTCCAAGGTCGAACCGGTCGCAGCGCCGGTCGACACCTCATAA
- a CDS encoding KEOPS complex subunit Pcc1: MMHAEGTITTLHDNAACVAAALTPDNLRSMETRAEGGRVVTTITGRQLRSVIASVDDYLMNLAVAEDACSLTAKTDR, from the coding sequence ATGATGCACGCCGAAGGGACAATAACGACCCTGCACGACAATGCAGCCTGCGTTGCTGCGGCGCTCACGCCCGACAACTTACGCAGCATGGAGACACGGGCGGAGGGGGGCCGGGTCGTGACCACGATCACGGGCAGACAACTCCGTTCGGTCATTGCATCGGTGGACGATTATCTGATGAACCTGGCAGTGGCGGAGGACGCATGTTCTCTCACCGCGAAAACCGACAGGTGA